The genomic window GATCGGTATTGGCAAAGTCGATATTGTACAGAATTGTTTTTCCTATCATTTCACGCCTGCAGGAATGATGTTTGAATCTGCAGCGGCAGCGGTTGGTGCGACTGTTGTGCCTGCTGGTACAGGTCAGACCGAGCTGCAGGCACAAGCCATTTCCAGCCTGGCTGTCACCGCTTATGCCGGCACACCTGATTATCTGAAGGCCATTTTGGAAAAAGGTGAAGAGCTGGGCCTTGATATGACATCTGTGACCAAGGCTTGTGTCAGCGGCGGACCTTTGTTTCCGGCCTTACGCGAAGAATATGACCGCCGGGGTATTTTATGTCGGCAATGTTATGGCACCGCAGATGTAGGACATGTGGCGTTCGAATCTATTGAAACGGATGGCCTGATCCTGGATGAAGGTGTGGTGGTTGAGATTGTTCGCCCCGGCACAGGTGACCCGGTTCCTGATGGCGAGATTGGTGAGGTTGTTGTCACCACACTGAACCCGGACTTTCCGATGATCCGCTTTGCTACTGGTGATTTGTCAGCGATTATGCCAGGCCAGAGCATTTGCGGGCGGACCAACCGGCGGATAGTCGGCTGGCGCGGCCGGGCAGATCAGGCGACAAAAGTAAAGGGTATGTTTGTCCGCCCAGAACAAGTCGCCCAGCTGGCGGCCCGCTTTGATGAAATTGCACGCGTGCGTGTCACAGTTACGCATGATGGGTCTCAAGATCAGATGACGGTTCAAATCGAAGGTGCTGCAGAAGCAGAACCGGCCTATACAGAGGCTGTTCGCGATATTCTGAAGCTGCGGGGCACAATAGAGGTAGTCGCACGAGACAGCCTGCCAAATGATGGCAAGGTTATCGACGATCAGCGCACACCAGGCTGATCATTGCGTTGATGTTCTGGTGTTCTGTGAGGCAGATGCTAGACTGGCCCAGTTCTAAGCCAAATATTTTAGGAGGAACACAATGATGGACTTCGCTCTGTCTGAAGAACAGCAGTCTGTATTTGATATGACGCACGACTTTGCCGATCAGATGATCGCTCCGCATGCTGTCAACTGGGATCAGACAGAAGAGATGCCAAAGGATGTCCTGCGTGAAGCAGCTCAATTGGGACTTGCCGCGATTTATGTTCCGGAAGAGCATGGTGGGTCTGGCCTTAGCCGTCTGGACGCAACCTTAATTTTTGAGGCTCTGGCGATGGCCTGCCCCAGTGTATCCAGCTTTTTATCTATTCATAATATGGTGGCATGGATGGTCTCATCTTTTGGCGATGAAGACCTGCGCGCCCGCTATCTGTCTGATTTGTGTTCAATGCAGAAAATTGGTTCATATTGTCTGACTGAACCTGGCTCTGGTTCTGACGCAGCGGCGCTGAAAACAAAGGCAGAACGGACCAATGAAGGCTGGCAGGTGACCGGCACGAAATCATTTATTTCAGGGGGGAATTATTCTGATCTGTATATTGTGATGTGCCGGACTGGTGAGGAAAGTCCAAAAGGCATTTCTGCTTTGATTATTGACAGTGATTCACAAGGGCTGTCTTTTGGCGCTCCAGAAAAGAAGATGGGGTGGCGTGGCCAGCCAACCGCGCAAGTCATCATGGATAACTGTGCTGTGCCCTCAGCCAACCTGCTGGGGGGCGAAGGTCAGGGCTTCACCTATGCCATGAAAGGGCTGGATGGCGGCCGCCTGAATATTGCCGCAGCGGCGCTTGGCGGGGCCCAATCTGCCTATAACAAAGCCCTTGCCTATTCAAAAGATCGAACCGCATTCGGCAAATCCATCGATCAATTCCAGTCACTTCAGTTCAAGCTGGCAGATATGCACACCCAGCTTGAAGCGTCACGGGTATTTTTGCGGCAGGCGGCCTGGAAGTTGGACAACGGCGCAGCTGATGCCACCCGGGCCTGTGCAATGGCAAAACAATTTGTGACAGACACTTGTTTCGATGTGGCCAATCAGGCGCTACAGATTCATGGCGGCTACGGCTATCTGGCAGATTATGGCCTTGAAAAAATTGTCCGTGATTTGAGGGTTCATCAGATTCTGGAAGGCACTAACGAGATTATGCGTGTGATTATCAGCCGATCACTGCTGACGGAGCGGGACAAATGAGCCACATTGACTGCAGAATTGAAAATACCACTGGCCGGGTGACCTTGCGGCGGCCCGAGGCATTGAATGCCCTGACACATGAGATGTGTGAGCAGCTTGAGGCTGCATTGCTGGACTGGCGTGATAACGAAAATGTCACCCAGGTGATTGTTGATGCCGAAGGGGAAAAAGCGTTTTGTGCAGGCGGCGACATCGCTAAATTATATCATAAAGGTCTGGCTGGCGACTTTGACGAAGTACAGGCGTTTTGGCGAGAGGAATACAGGCTGAACAGCCTGATTAACCATTACCCGAAGCCTTATATTGCATTTCTGCAAGGCTTTGTGATGGGCGGCGGGGTTGGCATTTCCTGTCACGGCAGTCACCGCATTGTGGAGGAGACCACAAAAATGGCAATGCCGGAATGTGCCATTGGCCTGGTTCCGGATGTTGGCGGCAGCTATCTCCTGGCCAGAGCCCCGGGACTGAGCGGACAGTTTTTAGGCATTACAGGCTACAGGATGACAGCTGCTGATGCGATTTGGGCCGGATTTGCGGACAGCTTTATCCCGCACGATCGCTGGGCTGACGCCATCACTATGCTGACCGACCAAGGCACGCCTGATGCCATAGACAGCCTCACAAAGGGTGCTGGTGAGAGCCAATTGACCACTTGGCAGACTGATATTGATAGCTTGTTTACAGAATTCAATCCTGACCAGCTCACAGCAGCCCTCACCAGCCGGACAGATGATCTGGCGGCACACATCAACCGGGCTCTTGGCCATAATGCACCTTTATCAATGATAGCTGTTGATGCCATGCTGCTCAGGCTGGGGCGGAACTGCAGCTTTGCAGAAGCCTTGGAAATGGAATATCGTTTCACCAGCCGCGCAATGCAAAAAGCAGAATTTCTGGAAGGTACCCGGGCGATGCTGATCGACAAGGACAGACAGCCGGACTGGCAATTCAAACAGGCCAGTGATATTCCGCCAGGTCTGGTTGATGAACTTCTGGCGCCAACGGCATATACTGACGCCTTTTTGAATACAGGAGAGTGAGCATGAAAATCGGCTTTATCGGACTTGGTAATATGGGCGCGCCTATGGCCGCTAATCTGGTCAAAGCCGGGCATGAGGTAAATGGCTTTGATGTCATGTCCGCTGACGTTGAAGGTGTTAATATATGCAGCGATGCTGCATCTTGTGCTGCCGGGTGTGAAGTGGTGATCACTATGCTGCCGAATGGCGCGATTCTGCAGGCGGTTGCCGATGAGATCAGACACGTCATGACGTCAGGGTCAGTTTTGCTGGATTGTTCAACTGTGGATGTGGATACCGCAAAATCTGTAGCCACACAAATGGCGGATGCCGGAATTGATATGCTGGATGCCCCTGTTTCCGGCGGTATTAGCGGTGCGGCAGCTGGTACGTTAACATTCATGGTCGGGGGCACAGATGCGGCTTATCACACCGCCCTGCCCTTATTTGATGTGATGGGCAATAAAGCGGTTCATGTTGGCACAACCGGGGCCGGACAAGCCGTAAAAATCTGTAACAACATGATTTTGGGCGTAACCATGATCGCGACGTGTGAATCCATCGCATTGGGAGACAAGCTGGGGCTGGACAGACAAAAGCTGTTTGACGTGTTAAGCACTTCATCAGGGGCAAGTTGGACGGTAAACAGCTATTTTCCTGCCCCTGGTGTGGGCCCGGCCAGCCCCGCAGATAACGACTACAAACCCGGTTTCGCAGCAGAATTGATGGTCAAAGATTTAGGCTTATCACAACAAGCTGCAGAAGCTGTTGATGCGGACACCCCGATGGGGGCATATGCGCTGGCTTTATATAAACAATTTGTAAGCGATGAAGATGGCGAAGGGCGCGATTTTTCAGCTATGCTACCACGGTTTGAAACCCGTTCGCGTTCCTGACAAAACAACCACCAAGGCAAACATGATGACAGAACAGATATTTGAAACAATCCGAGTCAGCCGGCATGGCCGTGTGGCTCTGGTTGAGCTGAACAGGCCTGATGCGTTAAATGCGCTGAACAGCCAGATGACAGATGAGGTCACCAGTTACCTTGCCAGCCTTGATGATGATACAGATACAGGCTGTTTTGTTCTGACCGGTAATGGCAAAGCATTTGCTGCTGGCGCAGATATCAAAGAGATGGCGGCCAAGTCCTATATGGATACATTTTATGAAAATATGTTTGCCAAATGGGAAAAAGTTGCCCAGCTGCGTACGCCAAAAATTGCAGCTGTGAACGGATTTGCGCTGGGTGGCGGGTGTGAATTGGCAATGATGTGCGATATCCTGTTTGCAGGTGAATCTGCCAAATTCGGACAACCAGAAATCAAATTAGGGGTTATGCCAGGCATGGGTGGATCGCAACGTCTGACCCGCGCTGTTGGCAAGGCAAAGGCAATGGATTTAATCCTGACAGGCCGGATGATGGATGCTGAAGAGGCTGAACGTGCGGGTCTGATTGCCCGGATTTTCTCTGATGACAGCCTGATAGAAGAGACCCTGAAAGTGGCAGAGAC from SAR116 cluster alpha proteobacterium HIMB100 includes these protein-coding regions:
- a CDS encoding acyl-CoA dehydrogenase (PFAM: Acyl-CoA dehydrogenase, C-terminal domain; Acyl-CoA dehydrogenase, middle domain; Acyl-CoA dehydrogenase, N-terminal domain): MDFALSEEQQSVFDMTHDFADQMIAPHAVNWDQTEEMPKDVLREAAQLGLAAIYVPEEHGGSGLSRLDATLIFEALAMACPSVSSFLSIHNMVAWMVSSFGDEDLRARYLSDLCSMQKIGSYCLTEPGSGSDAAALKTKAERTNEGWQVTGTKSFISGGNYSDLYIVMCRTGEESPKGISALIIDSDSQGLSFGAPEKKMGWRGQPTAQVIMDNCAVPSANLLGGEGQGFTYAMKGLDGGRLNIAAAALGGAQSAYNKALAYSKDRTAFGKSIDQFQSLQFKLADMHTQLEASRVFLRQAAWKLDNGAADATRACAMAKQFVTDTCFDVANQALQIHGGYGYLADYGLEKIVRDLRVHQILEGTNEIMRVIISRSLLTERDK
- a CDS encoding 3-hydroxyisobutyrate dehydrogenase (PFAM: NAD binding domain of 6-phosphogluconate dehydrogenase~TIGRFAM: 3-hydroxyisobutyrate dehydrogenase) — translated: MKIGFIGLGNMGAPMAANLVKAGHEVNGFDVMSADVEGVNICSDAASCAAGCEVVITMLPNGAILQAVADEIRHVMTSGSVLLDCSTVDVDTAKSVATQMADAGIDMLDAPVSGGISGAAAGTLTFMVGGTDAAYHTALPLFDVMGNKAVHVGTTGAGQAVKICNNMILGVTMIATCESIALGDKLGLDRQKLFDVLSTSSGASWTVNSYFPAPGVGPASPADNDYKPGFAAELMVKDLGLSQQAAEAVDADTPMGAYALALYKQFVSDEDGEGRDFSAMLPRFETRSRS
- a CDS encoding enoyl-CoA hydratase/carnithine racemase (PFAM: Enoyl-CoA hydratase/isomerase family) translates to MMTEQIFETIRVSRHGRVALVELNRPDALNALNSQMTDEVTSYLASLDDDTDTGCFVLTGNGKAFAAGADIKEMAAKSYMDTFYENMFAKWEKVAQLRTPKIAAVNGFALGGGCELAMMCDILFAGESAKFGQPEIKLGVMPGMGGSQRLTRAVGKAKAMDLILTGRMMDAEEAERAGLIARIFSDDSLIEETLKVAETIAEFGPASAMLAREAVARADEISLTEGLLFERRVFHSLFATRDQKEGMAAFTEKRPARFTGE
- a CDS encoding enoyl-CoA hydratase/carnithine racemase (PFAM: Enoyl-CoA hydratase/isomerase family), whose amino-acid sequence is MSHIDCRIENTTGRVTLRRPEALNALTHEMCEQLEAALLDWRDNENVTQVIVDAEGEKAFCAGGDIAKLYHKGLAGDFDEVQAFWREEYRLNSLINHYPKPYIAFLQGFVMGGGVGISCHGSHRIVEETTKMAMPECAIGLVPDVGGSYLLARAPGLSGQFLGITGYRMTAADAIWAGFADSFIPHDRWADAITMLTDQGTPDAIDSLTKGAGESQLTTWQTDIDSLFTEFNPDQLTAALTSRTDDLAAHINRALGHNAPLSMIAVDAMLLRLGRNCSFAEALEMEYRFTSRAMQKAEFLEGTRAMLIDKDRQPDWQFKQASDIPPGLVDELLAPTAYTDAFLNTGE
- a CDS encoding coenzyme F390 synthetase (PFAM: AMP-binding enzyme) codes for the protein MSGFYDDLERRSEDERDAALARDLPRLIELAKTKTAHYQGILAEIDPDRITSRAALASLPVLRKSSLLQHTGAPLAVKTVVPHHFAETHQIFQSPGPIYEIGMRGTDWWRFGRALAPIGIGKVDIVQNCFSYHFTPAGMMFESAAAAVGATVVPAGTGQTELQAQAISSLAVTAYAGTPDYLKAILEKGEELGLDMTSVTKACVSGGPLFPALREEYDRRGILCRQCYGTADVGHVAFESIETDGLILDEGVVVEIVRPGTGDPVPDGEIGEVVVTTLNPDFPMIRFATGDLSAIMPGQSICGRTNRRIVGWRGRADQATKVKGMFVRPEQVAQLAARFDEIARVRVTVTHDGSQDQMTVQIEGAAEAEPAYTEAVRDILKLRGTIEVVARDSLPNDGKVIDDQRTPG